A single genomic interval of Chloracidobacterium validum harbors:
- the cutA gene encoding divalent-cation tolerance protein CutA — translation MPDTTDVWVVLVTTDTFESARELARLVVQARHAACVNIVPGITSVYQWEGLLREDAECLLILKTTAARYAALEAAIRAHHPYTTPEILALGSREVSPAYAAWVHQACGTEVTT, via the coding sequence GTGCCTGATACAACGGATGTGTGGGTTGTCTTGGTGACGACGGATACATTTGAGTCGGCGCGTGAACTAGCGCGCTTGGTTGTGCAGGCGCGGCATGCCGCCTGTGTCAACATTGTGCCGGGCATAACGTCGGTGTATCAGTGGGAAGGGCTCCTGCGCGAAGATGCCGAGTGCTTGCTTATTCTCAAGACGACAGCGGCACGCTATGCCGCGCTGGAGGCGGCAATCCGGGCGCACCATCCGTACACCACGCCGGAGATTCTTGCCTTGGGCAGCCGCGAGGTTTCACCGGCCTATGCGGCTTGGGTTCATCAGGCCTGTGGCACGGAAGTGACCACGTGA
- a CDS encoding DUF4388 domain-containing protein, whose protein sequence is MPTNLADIKEVMVDVELLTKYRMFDRALSLLETAIGVSPKNLELRERACSIAIEQGWRQKAIEHLLSLSSLYIEAGKLEQANSALLNAKRLNPQLSITSRLNALKDIERHPRQLGNPQPAPQNLAASSYYGSRSRALLTGDLSCFSLFDIIQVIENSRITGFISIQSPGLLGKLYFNDGLIADASTDVLRGIPALKKFAELTTGYFEVEKSAVEYKQNIQTTSNTSLILDILRELDEERSGGAAPIEVSLDDASGAGTHIH, encoded by the coding sequence ATGCCAACAAATCTGGCTGACATCAAAGAAGTCATGGTGGATGTCGAACTGCTGACCAAGTATCGCATGTTCGACCGCGCGCTTTCCCTACTGGAGACGGCGATTGGCGTGTCACCCAAAAATCTTGAGCTGCGTGAACGCGCCTGTAGCATCGCTATCGAACAGGGCTGGCGGCAGAAAGCCATCGAGCATTTGCTTTCGCTCTCGAGCCTGTATATCGAGGCCGGCAAGCTGGAGCAGGCCAATTCCGCACTACTCAATGCCAAGCGCCTCAATCCGCAGCTTTCGATTACTTCGCGGCTCAATGCGCTCAAGGACATCGAGCGCCACCCACGTCAGCTTGGCAACCCACAACCAGCGCCGCAAAATTTGGCGGCCTCTAGTTACTATGGTTCCCGCAGCCGGGCATTGCTGACTGGCGATCTAAGCTGTTTCAGCTTGTTTGATATTATCCAAGTGATTGAAAATAGCCGGATTACTGGTTTTATCTCGATCCAGTCACCGGGACTGCTCGGGAAGCTCTACTTCAACGACGGCCTCATCGCTGACGCCTCGACCGACGTCCTGCGCGGGATTCCAGCCCTCAAAAAATTTGCTGAACTCACGACTGGCTATTTCGAGGTTGAAAAATCAGCCGTTGAATACAAGCAAAATATCCAGACCACGAGTAACACCAGCTTAATTCTTGATATTTTGCGGGAGCTGGACGAAGAGCGCTCTGGGGGAGCTGCGCCAATCGAAGTCAGCCTTGACGATGCAAGTGGCGCCGGAACGCATATCCACTGA